One window of the Endomicrobium proavitum genome contains the following:
- a CDS encoding nucleoside-diphosphate kinase yields MAIEQLLILIKPDGVKKSLTGNILTKLSEARMVIIGAKAVKVSKELAEQHYYHLKDKPFFGELVDYIQGKVYGEPWDRVLAFVYQGEDAIARMRKIAGATNPEEADPISIRGAYGRITTKGVYENVVHCSSDPKEAEREIKLWFKPEEIVNKIYPTKEVTVTNKKEVVWA; encoded by the coding sequence ATGGCAATTGAACAGTTGTTGATTTTAATTAAACCCGACGGCGTAAAAAAATCTTTAACCGGAAATATTCTTACGAAACTTTCTGAAGCAAGAATGGTTATTATAGGCGCAAAAGCTGTAAAAGTAAGCAAAGAGCTTGCCGAGCAGCACTACTACCACTTGAAAGATAAACCGTTTTTCGGCGAACTTGTAGATTACATTCAAGGCAAAGTTTACGGCGAACCGTGGGACAGAGTTTTGGCATTTGTTTATCAGGGCGAAGACGCAATTGCAAGAATGAGAAAAATCGCAGGCGCCACAAACCCGGAAGAAGCCGACCCTATTTCCATAAGAGGCGCTTACGGAAGAATAACAACTAAAGGCGTTTACGAAAACGTTGTTCACTGTTCTTCAGACCCGAAAGAAGCCGAAAGAGAAATAAAACTCTGGTTCAAACCCGAAGAAATAGTAAATAAAATATACCCTACAAAAGAAGTTACCGTCACAAATAAAAAAGAAGTTGTTTGGGCGTAG
- the recO gene encoding DNA repair protein RecO, with protein sequence MYYQIKALVLNSSQSSESDKHVTLYTYQWGKVKAVVPSAKKIAAKLNAATEPLTESELMVFQNHQSVRPKVTGAQIINNNSKIKTDFKRNLYALYACEVCDKLAPFNFENSDKYELLARVWEVLADCKFPQRAVVAFVLRFLKLSGYGFADYLKNNASLDKNTELLIRKLSNCRGEDVDNIGDIDDNKIWLYVETYLTNYVKRPSVGVFLKKINLT encoded by the coding sequence GTGTATTACCAAATTAAAGCTTTAGTTTTAAACTCTTCGCAAAGCAGCGAATCGGACAAGCATGTTACTCTCTACACTTATCAGTGGGGAAAAGTAAAAGCCGTTGTTCCAAGCGCAAAAAAAATAGCCGCTAAACTTAACGCCGCAACAGAACCTCTTACCGAGAGCGAGCTGATGGTTTTTCAAAATCATCAGTCTGTTCGTCCTAAAGTTACCGGAGCGCAAATTATAAATAATAATTCAAAAATAAAAACGGATTTTAAAAGAAATTTATACGCGTTGTATGCTTGCGAAGTGTGCGATAAACTCGCGCCGTTTAACTTTGAAAATTCCGATAAATACGAACTTCTCGCCCGCGTTTGGGAAGTTCTCGCCGACTGTAAATTTCCGCAAAGAGCGGTAGTGGCGTTTGTTTTAAGATTTTTAAAACTTTCGGGATACGGCTTTGCCGACTACCTTAAAAATAATGCATCTTTAGATAAAAATACGGAATTGCTGATAAGAAAACTTTCAAACTGCCGCGGAGAAGATGTAGATAACATCGGCGACATAGACGACAATAAAATATGGCTCTACGTTGAAACATACCTGACAAACTACGTTAAACGCCCGTCCGTTGGGGTTTTTCTTAAAAAAATAAATTTAACGTAG
- a CDS encoding HD family phosphohydrolase, whose translation MDKQDNTSFFEKLKTAARRLALGFARKLGEEKEEAPATRNITSFLMTDIKIPIFLSVALTVIAVYFMLVMDLGADNEAFLSVAIFVVILALFFAALTREPEEKEIYCDNDAVSLMCVLVITGILTLQISKEYGSPLIFPVSAFIVMAAMLLSVRIAILYTFLFSVIAGLLVNKRLDIFFFIICSGLVVIPGISRIRKRSDFLTTGIKIVFANALTITMFYLLDEYTTAQYAQNLVNGVFGGALSVLVILVFMPLFEKLFSRTTNIKLIELSDFNNSLLKNLMLDAPGTYHHSLMTAVIAEQAADAIGANSILARVGAYYHDIGKLKNPEYFIENQAQGSNPHDPLTPAMSSLILISHVKDGVFLAKKNNIDKAILDSIQQHHGTTIIRSFYLKALEAGSEVSIENFKYPGPKPKTKVAAIIMIADSAEAACRALEDPTVVRIKETVEKIINNKFTEGQFDDCPITLKDLQTIRDSVTSTVTGIYHARIEYKENK comes from the coding sequence ATGGATAAACAAGACAATACGAGTTTTTTTGAGAAGTTAAAGACGGCGGCAAGAAGGCTGGCGCTTGGCTTTGCAAGAAAACTCGGCGAAGAAAAAGAAGAAGCGCCGGCTACAAGAAACATTACAAGTTTTCTTATGACCGACATAAAAATTCCTATTTTTTTATCGGTGGCGCTAACCGTTATTGCGGTTTATTTTATGCTTGTTATGGATTTGGGCGCAGATAACGAGGCATTTCTTTCCGTCGCAATTTTTGTGGTTATTTTAGCGTTATTTTTTGCGGCGCTTACGCGTGAACCCGAAGAAAAAGAGATTTATTGCGATAACGACGCCGTTTCTTTGATGTGCGTTCTTGTTATAACCGGAATACTTACGCTTCAAATATCCAAAGAATACGGCTCGCCGCTTATCTTCCCCGTATCCGCTTTTATCGTAATGGCTGCAATGCTGTTGTCTGTAAGAATTGCTATTTTATACACATTTTTATTTAGCGTTATCGCCGGACTTTTGGTAAATAAAAGACTTGATATATTTTTCTTTATTATCTGCAGCGGGCTTGTAGTTATTCCCGGGATAAGCCGCATAAGAAAAAGATCAGACTTTTTAACTACGGGAATAAAAATTGTTTTTGCAAATGCGCTTACAATAACCATGTTCTATCTTCTTGACGAATATACTACTGCGCAATATGCGCAAAATCTCGTCAACGGAGTATTCGGCGGAGCGCTTTCGGTTCTTGTAATTTTAGTTTTTATGCCGCTGTTTGAAAAACTTTTTTCAAGAACAACAAACATAAAACTTATAGAACTTTCGGATTTTAACAACAGTCTGCTTAAAAATCTTATGCTTGACGCCCCGGGAACGTATCATCACTCGCTTATGACGGCGGTTATCGCCGAACAAGCGGCGGATGCTATCGGCGCAAACTCCATTCTTGCAAGAGTCGGCGCGTATTATCATGATATAGGAAAACTGAAAAATCCGGAGTACTTTATAGAAAACCAAGCGCAGGGCTCTAATCCCCATGACCCGCTTACGCCGGCAATGTCAAGTTTAATTTTAATTTCGCACGTTAAAGACGGCGTGTTTTTAGCTAAAAAAAATAATATTGATAAAGCCATTCTTGATAGCATTCAGCAGCACCACGGCACTACTATAATACGTTCTTTTTATCTTAAAGCTTTAGAAGCCGGCAGCGAGGTTAGCATTGAAAATTTTAAATATCCGGGTCCAAAACCTAAAACCAAAGTTGCCGCAATAATAATGATTGCAGATTCCGCGGAAGCCGCATGCCGCGCGCTTGAAGACCCGACGGTTGTCCGAATTAAAGAAACAGTGGAAAAAATTATAAACAACAAATTCACCGAGGGTCAATTTGACGACTGCCCTATTACGCTTAAAGATTTACAAACCATAAGAGACAGCGTAACATCAACGGTAACCGGCATATACCACGCAAGAATTGAGTATAAAGAAAACAAATAA
- a CDS encoding glycine--tRNA ligase subunit alpha, with protein MNFQDIIMTLHKFWAKQGCLIWQPYDLEKGAGTFNPATFLKTLGPKPWNVAYVEPSRRPTDGRYGENPNRLQHYYQFQVVMKPAPKDIQQIYLESLKAIGLDPKKHDIRFVEDDWESPTLGAWGLGWEVWIDGMEATQFTYFQQVGGINLNPISVEITYGTERLAMYVQKKNSVYDLQWTDDVTYGDVHLEDEKQWSSYNFEKADTEMLKRHFNDWEKQAQALATDNLPLPAYDAVMKCSHLFNLLQARGAISVSERVAYVLRVRTIAKLVAEGYLKMIEGDVK; from the coding sequence ATGAATTTTCAAGACATAATTATGACTTTGCATAAGTTTTGGGCGAAACAAGGATGTCTTATATGGCAGCCGTATGATTTGGAAAAAGGCGCGGGAACTTTTAACCCTGCAACTTTTCTAAAAACGCTTGGACCGAAACCTTGGAATGTAGCATATGTTGAGCCGTCAAGGCGTCCTACCGACGGAAGATACGGCGAAAATCCTAACAGGCTTCAGCACTATTATCAGTTTCAGGTAGTTATGAAACCTGCTCCGAAAGATATTCAGCAAATTTATCTTGAAAGTTTAAAAGCCATAGGTCTTGACCCTAAAAAACACGATATAAGATTTGTTGAAGACGACTGGGAATCTCCGACGCTTGGCGCGTGGGGGCTTGGCTGGGAAGTTTGGATAGACGGAATGGAAGCAACTCAGTTTACGTATTTTCAGCAGGTTGGCGGAATTAATTTAAACCCGATATCCGTTGAAATAACTTACGGAACCGAACGCCTTGCCATGTATGTTCAAAAGAAAAACAGCGTTTACGATTTGCAGTGGACTGATGATGTAACATACGGCGACGTTCATCTTGAAGACGAAAAACAGTGGTCGTCGTATAATTTTGAAAAAGCGGATACGGAAATGCTCAAAAGACATTTCAACGATTGGGAAAAACAGGCGCAAGCGCTTGCGACGGACAATTTGCCCTTGCCCGCTTACGACGCTGTTATGAAATGTTCGCATCTGTTTAATTTGCTTCAGGCAAGAGGCGCAATAAGCGTTTCCGAGCGAGTAGCTTATGTTTTAAGAGTAAGAACAATCGCAAAACTCGTTGCCGAAGGCTACCTGAAAATGATTGAAGGAGACGTAAAATGA
- a CDS encoding NUDIX domain-containing protein, translating into MIEKLIKKNLIHKGKVLDFYCDEVKLPNGKTATREYLNHPGAAAVLPFIDKNNIVLVKQYRYVAGQITYEIPAGKMDEGETPIECAQRELEEETGLKAKRLEKLISFYPSTAFSNEVLHIFAAFGVKKGKVNPDEDEFVEKIIVNFKDALEMTRSGAIIDSKTIIALLMFDNILK; encoded by the coding sequence ATGATTGAAAAACTTATTAAGAAAAATTTGATTCACAAAGGTAAGGTTTTAGATTTTTATTGCGATGAAGTGAAGCTTCCAAACGGTAAAACCGCTACAAGGGAATATTTAAATCACCCGGGTGCGGCGGCGGTTCTTCCTTTTATAGATAAAAACAATATAGTTCTTGTGAAGCAGTACAGATACGTTGCGGGGCAGATTACTTACGAAATACCCGCAGGCAAAATGGACGAGGGCGAAACGCCCATAGAGTGCGCTCAAAGAGAGCTTGAAGAAGAAACTGGTCTTAAAGCCAAAAGGCTTGAAAAACTGATATCTTTTTATCCGTCCACGGCATTTTCAAACGAGGTGCTGCATATTTTTGCGGCGTTCGGAGTAAAAAAAGGAAAAGTAAATCCCGACGAAGACGAATTTGTTGAAAAAATAATAGTAAATTTTAAAGACGCTCTGGAAATGACGCGCAGCGGCGCAATAATAGATTCAAAAACCATAATAGCGTTATTAATGTTTGACAACATATTAAAGTAA
- the ybeY gene encoding rRNA maturation RNase YbeY translates to MKNNSQLQFINFPVNETAVLKKAALSALKFEKVKNYNINFIMVSDAQIKKLNIKYRKVRRITDVISFLVVPQNFAGDVYISRGRSQKNAKKYGNTWRQELAYLVIHGVLHLCGYTDYDPKNKTEMFAKQDKIFKCLFF, encoded by the coding sequence GTGAAAAATAATTCTCAATTGCAGTTTATTAATTTCCCTGTAAATGAAACTGCTGTTTTAAAAAAAGCGGCTCTTTCCGCTTTGAAATTTGAAAAAGTAAAAAATTATAATATTAATTTTATAATGGTTTCTGACGCGCAGATAAAAAAGTTAAATATAAAATACAGAAAAGTGCGCCGCATTACCGACGTAATTTCATTTCTTGTAGTTCCTCAAAATTTTGCGGGCGATGTTTATATTTCGCGCGGACGCTCTCAAAAAAACGCTAAAAAATACGGCAACACATGGCGTCAGGAGCTTGCGTATCTTGTAATTCACGGAGTTTTGCATTTGTGCGGCTATACGGATTACGACCCCAAAAACAAAACTGAAATGTTTGCAAAACAGGATAAAATTTTTAAATGTTTATTTTTTTAG
- a CDS encoding hemolysin family protein, producing MSIIIILKIILFVLLLITLGVFNGSETAITSLSGAHLKRLKISRPKSASFIAFWETNTYEVMTAVIIGINLIVVGMGVVCASLAPEISRTYKISLRAVNVALPAVSIILALVLGNIFPKTYARYNAEKVSAATLPLIVRFAKVFAVVVRFLSGISNEIMKFLPKRKESRSVKADEIDFLLSNENTSPLEKDARKLVSNIMDFAERRVSQVMIPRQGIFAVDIAEKKEDLINKIVENKYSRIPIHRENLNNILGIIYSKDLAVALRNSEVIVFEDLIRPVYYVPESAQVSEVLKEFKTGHQHIAVVVDEFGSTVGIVSIEDLLEEIVGEVFDEYDSDIYEKNIMPYGDNAYLVQAQESVLNINKEIDINIPEEESYSTLGGWLLEVFGKIPKRGEKTAWNNYEIEIQDADNKKINVVVIRKSGVKN from the coding sequence ATGAGTATAATTATTATTTTAAAAATCATTTTATTTGTTTTGCTTTTAATAACTTTGGGCGTTTTTAACGGCTCGGAAACCGCTATCACTTCGCTTTCCGGAGCCCATTTAAAAAGGCTTAAAATCAGCCGCCCGAAAAGCGCGTCTTTTATAGCTTTTTGGGAAACAAATACTTACGAAGTTATGACCGCCGTAATTATAGGCATAAATCTTATCGTTGTAGGCATGGGCGTTGTCTGCGCGTCGCTGGCTCCGGAAATAAGCAGAACTTATAAAATAAGTTTGCGCGCGGTAAATGTTGCGCTGCCGGCAGTTTCCATAATTTTGGCGCTTGTGCTTGGAAACATTTTTCCTAAAACTTACGCCCGTTACAACGCTGAAAAAGTAAGCGCCGCAACTCTTCCGTTAATTGTTCGGTTTGCAAAAGTATTTGCTGTTGTCGTCAGATTTTTATCCGGAATTTCAAATGAAATTATGAAGTTTTTGCCTAAAAGAAAAGAAAGCCGTTCCGTAAAAGCAGATGAAATAGATTTTCTTCTTTCAAATGAAAACACGTCTCCGCTTGAAAAAGACGCAAGAAAGCTTGTAAGCAATATTATGGATTTTGCCGAGAGAAGAGTCTCTCAGGTTATGATTCCCCGTCAGGGAATTTTCGCCGTGGACATTGCGGAGAAAAAAGAAGACCTAATAAACAAAATTGTAGAAAATAAATATTCGCGAATTCCTATTCACAGAGAAAATCTTAATAATATTTTAGGTATTATATACAGCAAAGATTTAGCCGTTGCGCTGCGAAATTCCGAAGTTATAGTTTTTGAAGATTTGATAAGACCCGTTTATTACGTGCCCGAAAGCGCGCAGGTAAGCGAAGTTTTAAAAGAGTTTAAAACCGGACACCAGCATATTGCCGTCGTCGTTGACGAGTTCGGTTCTACCGTGGGCATAGTTTCCATTGAAGATTTGCTTGAAGAAATAGTAGGCGAAGTTTTTGACGAATACGACAGCGATATTTATGAAAAAAATATTATGCCTTACGGCGACAACGCATACCTTGTGCAAGCGCAGGAATCGGTGTTGAACATAAATAAAGAAATAGATATAAATATTCCCGAAGAAGAAAGTTATTCTACTCTTGGCGGTTGGCTTTTGGAAGTTTTCGGCAAAATTCCAAAACGCGGCGAGAAAACGGCGTGGAATAACTACGAGATAGAAATTCAGGACGCCGATAATAAAAAAATTAACGTGGTTGTTATAAGAAAGTCGGGAGTTAAAAATTAA
- a CDS encoding phosphoenolpyruvate carboxykinase (GTP) — translation MSTPFEQFVKEMQEFFTPDKVYIMDGSEKEAKQLAKEAQETESDGKKVLKELNGKVYPNSYYHRSNPNDVARTEHLTFVCTPTKEQAGPNNNWLDPKEAKEKMNALMKGSMKGRTMYVIAFVMGDPKSKYAKNCVEVTDSVYVALSMRIMSRVGKDAIARIGNSKDFFRGLHSIGDVNPDRRFVMHFPQENLVMSFGSGYGGNALLGKKCYSLRIASYLGYNEGWLAEHMIVIGVQSPDGKITYFLAAFPSACGKTNLALLQPVFPGYKVWTLGDDIAWLNIGEDGQLYAINPEAGMFGVAPGTGDKTNPVMIDTLKNDKFFPTLFTNTAVNDADNSPWWEGLSKETPSDLTDWQGQKYNASAGKPAAHPNSRFTVSIYNCPTLSPEYDNPNGVPISGIIFGGRRASTIPLVYECKDWNAGVFTASIIGSETTAAAGGAQGVVRRDPMAMLPFCGYNMGDYFQHWLNMGKKVKKLPKVFMVNWFRKDENGKFMWPGFRDNSRVIKWMIDRIEGKAGAKESEIGLLPEEGALDTTGLDVSKETMDKLLSVNKEDWKKEVAMVEEFYAKFGDKIPKDLRTHLEELKQAVNK, via the coding sequence ATGTCAACACCATTTGAGCAGTTTGTAAAAGAAATGCAGGAGTTTTTCACGCCGGACAAAGTTTACATAATGGACGGCTCCGAAAAAGAAGCAAAACAACTTGCAAAAGAAGCCCAAGAAACCGAATCGGACGGTAAAAAAGTATTAAAAGAGTTAAACGGAAAAGTTTACCCTAACTCTTACTATCACCGTTCAAACCCAAACGACGTAGCAAGAACCGAACACCTTACATTTGTCTGCACGCCTACAAAAGAGCAGGCAGGCCCCAACAATAACTGGCTTGATCCCAAAGAAGCCAAAGAAAAAATGAACGCTCTGATGAAGGGCTCCATGAAAGGCAGAACTATGTATGTAATTGCTTTCGTCATGGGCGACCCTAAATCCAAATACGCTAAAAACTGCGTGGAAGTTACAGATTCCGTTTACGTGGCGTTAAGCATGCGCATAATGTCGCGCGTAGGAAAAGACGCAATCGCAAGAATAGGCAACTCAAAAGATTTTTTCAGAGGATTGCATTCTATCGGCGATGTAAACCCCGACAGAAGATTTGTTATGCATTTCCCGCAGGAAAATTTAGTTATGAGTTTCGGCTCTGGTTACGGCGGCAACGCTCTACTCGGAAAAAAATGTTACTCGCTTAGAATAGCGTCTTACCTCGGTTATAACGAAGGCTGGCTTGCCGAACATATGATTGTTATAGGCGTTCAATCGCCCGACGGAAAAATTACGTATTTTCTGGCGGCGTTTCCTTCGGCGTGCGGAAAAACAAATCTCGCGCTTTTGCAGCCCGTATTTCCCGGATATAAAGTTTGGACTTTGGGCGACGATATTGCGTGGCTTAACATTGGCGAAGACGGACAGCTTTACGCTATAAACCCCGAAGCCGGAATGTTCGGCGTAGCACCCGGAACAGGCGACAAAACAAACCCCGTAATGATAGACACGCTTAAAAACGATAAATTTTTCCCCACTCTTTTTACAAACACTGCGGTAAACGATGCGGATAATTCTCCTTGGTGGGAAGGTTTGTCTAAAGAAACCCCGTCTGATTTAACCGACTGGCAAGGGCAAAAATATAATGCAAGCGCCGGCAAACCTGCAGCGCACCCTAATTCAAGATTTACGGTTTCAATATACAATTGCCCCACATTGTCGCCGGAATACGATAATCCCAACGGAGTGCCGATTTCAGGAATTATTTTCGGCGGACGCAGAGCTTCCACAATTCCTCTTGTTTACGAATGCAAAGACTGGAACGCAGGCGTTTTCACGGCTTCAATAATAGGTTCCGAAACCACAGCGGCGGCAGGCGGCGCGCAGGGCGTAGTTAGAAGAGACCCTATGGCAATGCTTCCTTTCTGCGGATACAATATGGGAGACTACTTTCAACACTGGCTTAACATGGGCAAGAAAGTTAAAAAATTGCCGAAAGTATTTATGGTCAACTGGTTTAGAAAAGACGAAAACGGAAAATTTATGTGGCCGGGCTTTAGAGACAATTCAAGAGTTATCAAATGGATGATAGATAGAATTGAAGGCAAAGCCGGCGCAAAAGAAAGCGAAATAGGATTGCTTCCCGAAGAAGGCGCGTTAGATACAACCGGTCTTGACGTATCAAAAGAAACCATGGACAAACTTTTGAGCGTAAACAAAGAAGACTGGAAAAAAGAAGTTGCAATGGTAGAAGAGTTCTACGCAAAATTCGGAGATAAAATTCCCAAAGACTTAAGAACCCACTTGGAAGAACTTAAACAGGCAGTTAACAAATAA
- the aspS gene encoding aspartate--tRNA ligase: protein MKRSGYCGDFREASIGKELSVFGWVHSRRDHGGVIFIDLRDRSGILQIVFQPENKETFCAAEHIRSEYVLSVTGVLRQRPEGTINPNMPTGKVELVVSKLEILNASPALPFEISDYVETSEELRLKYRYLDLRRPAFQKNFIMRHNVSKEIRNYLNDEGFLEIETPFLGKSTPEGARDFLVPARLHHGSFYALPQSPQIFKQILMVAGFDKYYQIARCFRDEDLRADRQLEFTQVDLEMSFVEEEDVMGVIEGLLKRVFKTAVNADIKTPFERMSYADAMLRFGSDKPDTRFEMEIKDFSAELKNSGFSVFANVLAKGGIVRGLSIPKGASFSRSEIDALTKFVGEYGARGLAWMKITDAGAESNIVKYFKEEEIQTIISKLGAKSGDLVVFLADEEKVVAQGLGALRLKMGKELGLIDKNKFNFLWVVDFPMFEWDKEERRWQALHHPFTSPKDGEALTQDNAKNAKAKAYDVVLNGVELGGGSIRIHRSEVQKQVFDLLNITDDAAKEKFGFLLDALTYGAPPHGGVALGFDRLCALLAGEESIREVIAFPKTQKAVDPMSNAPAAVSEKQLKELGVRVVVKQQPAAAPDKKEA from the coding sequence ATGAAGAGAAGCGGTTATTGCGGCGATTTTAGAGAAGCAAGCATCGGAAAAGAACTTTCTGTTTTCGGCTGGGTGCATTCCAGAAGAGATCACGGCGGAGTTATTTTTATAGATTTAAGAGACAGATCCGGAATTTTGCAAATAGTTTTTCAGCCGGAAAATAAAGAAACTTTTTGCGCAGCGGAGCACATTCGCAGCGAATACGTTTTGTCCGTAACCGGCGTTTTAAGGCAAAGACCGGAGGGCACAATAAACCCTAATATGCCAACGGGAAAAGTAGAGCTTGTAGTTTCTAAATTAGAAATTTTAAACGCTTCTCCGGCGCTTCCTTTTGAAATATCCGATTATGTTGAAACTTCGGAAGAGTTAAGGCTTAAATACCGTTATTTGGATTTGCGCCGTCCCGCGTTTCAGAAAAATTTTATAATGCGCCACAACGTTTCAAAAGAGATAAGAAACTATCTTAACGATGAAGGTTTTCTGGAAATAGAAACTCCGTTTTTGGGTAAATCTACGCCGGAGGGCGCAAGAGATTTTTTGGTGCCGGCTCGTCTTCACCACGGAAGTTTTTACGCGCTGCCGCAGTCTCCGCAGATTTTCAAACAAATTTTAATGGTTGCCGGTTTTGATAAATATTACCAGATTGCAAGATGTTTTCGCGACGAAGATTTAAGAGCCGACAGACAGCTTGAGTTTACGCAGGTTGATCTTGAAATGTCTTTTGTTGAAGAAGAAGACGTAATGGGCGTAATTGAAGGATTGCTTAAAAGAGTGTTTAAAACCGCGGTTAACGCCGACATTAAAACGCCTTTTGAAAGAATGTCTTACGCCGACGCTATGCTGCGTTTCGGTTCCGATAAGCCGGACACAAGATTTGAAATGGAAATAAAAGATTTCAGCGCGGAGCTTAAAAATTCCGGGTTTAGCGTTTTTGCAAACGTTTTGGCAAAAGGCGGCATTGTTAGGGGCTTAAGCATTCCCAAAGGCGCAAGCTTTTCGCGTTCTGAAATAGACGCGCTTACAAAATTTGTGGGCGAATACGGCGCAAGGGGCTTGGCGTGGATGAAAATTACCGACGCCGGCGCGGAATCTAACATAGTAAAATATTTTAAAGAAGAAGAGATACAAACCATCATTTCAAAACTCGGCGCAAAAAGCGGAGACTTGGTAGTGTTTTTAGCCGACGAAGAAAAAGTTGTCGCGCAGGGGCTTGGCGCGTTAAGGCTTAAAATGGGAAAAGAGTTAGGGCTTATAGATAAAAATAAATTCAACTTTTTGTGGGTTGTAGATTTTCCTATGTTTGAGTGGGACAAAGAAGAGCGCAGATGGCAGGCGCTTCATCATCCGTTTACTTCGCCCAAAGACGGAGAAGCGCTTACTCAAGATAACGCTAAAAACGCAAAAGCTAAAGCTTACGACGTTGTTTTAAACGGCGTAGAGCTTGGCGGCGGTTCAATAAGAATACACAGAAGCGAAGTTCAAAAACAAGTGTTTGATCTTTTAAATATTACCGACGACGCGGCAAAAGAAAAATTCGGATTTTTGCTTGACGCGCTTACGTACGGCGCGCCTCCGCACGGCGGGGTAGCTTTGGGTTTTGACAGACTTTGCGCGCTTCTTGCGGGCGAAGAATCAATAAGAGAAGTCATAGCGTTTCCTAAAACGCAAAAAGCAGTTGACCCTATGTCTAACGCTCCTGCGGCGGTAAGCGAAAAACAGCTTAAAGAGCTTGGCGTTAGAGTTGTTGTAAAACAACAGCCTGCGGCGGCGCCCGACAAAAAAGAAGCATAA
- a CDS encoding hemolysin family protein: MFIFLGGISLLFLIVVSSWISAAEIGITSLSKYRVKKLIAQKPNLSKLLLSWLKSPYYLLTIILTVNVVSDMLISYLSASVLRDSFYMVNKYVVEAVTWILTSFVLLVFAEIVPKFYARANSEKITLFSIPILSKIWQISKPFLYPIIKLTEIISPKTTDISSYELSEEEIKYILSEGDNTGVIDKETSGMLERTLTFGALSVKRIVTPINEIESVDLALDEEDFIDRAVETSRSRIPVYNESKENIIGYIHIKDILEALKNHKGRSVKSLIKPPYFVDENKKISDLLKEFKTGKTHMAFVKSKTENITGIVTLEDVLEEVVGGIIDEYEFAR, encoded by the coding sequence ATGTTTATTTTTTTAGGCGGTATATCTTTACTATTTTTAATTGTGGTGTCGTCGTGGATTTCCGCGGCGGAAATCGGCATTACAAGCCTTTCAAAATACAGAGTAAAAAAACTTATAGCGCAAAAACCCAATCTTTCAAAACTTCTTTTGTCGTGGCTTAAATCTCCGTATTACCTTTTAACCATTATACTTACGGTCAACGTTGTTTCCGATATGCTTATAAGCTATCTCTCCGCGTCGGTGCTTAGAGATTCTTTTTACATGGTAAATAAATATGTCGTTGAAGCCGTAACGTGGATATTAACCTCTTTTGTGCTTTTGGTTTTTGCGGAAATCGTTCCTAAATTTTACGCGCGCGCCAACTCCGAAAAAATAACTCTTTTTTCAATTCCCATTTTGTCTAAAATATGGCAAATTTCAAAACCGTTTTTATACCCTATAATAAAGCTTACCGAAATAATATCTCCTAAAACTACGGATATTTCGTCTTACGAATTAAGCGAAGAAGAAATTAAATACATTCTTTCCGAGGGCGATAATACCGGCGTAATAGATAAAGAAACAAGCGGCATGCTTGAGAGAACTTTAACTTTCGGCGCGCTGTCGGTAAAAAGAATAGTAACGCCGATAAACGAAATAGAATCGGTAGATTTAGCTCTTGACGAGGAAGATTTTATAGACAGAGCCGTTGAAACGTCGCGCAGCAGAATTCCGGTATATAATGAAAGCAAAGAAAATATAATAGGTTACATTCATATTAAAGATATTCTTGAAGCGCTTAAAAACCATAAAGGGCGTTCCGTTAAATCTCTTATAAAACCTCCGTATTTTGTTGACGAAAATAAAAAAATAAGCGATTTGCTTAAAGAGTTTAAAACCGGAAAAACGCATATGGCTTTTGTTAAATCTAAAACCGAAAACATAACAGGAATAGTTACTCTTGAAGACGTTTTAGAGGAAGTTGTAGGCGGAATTATAGACGAATACGAGTTTGCGCGATGA